TGCCCGTCTGTATAGACCACCTTTACTCCTTCGCCTGACCTTAATTACAAATACTGGTCCTCGTTATCCTTCAGTTGAAATCAAATTTTCGCACTGCGCGCTCGAGCGGCAGCCTTTCGACCGAAGAGAATCCTCTTGAAGGCCCGTCGAAATTCTGGATTGAAGATGGTGTAGATGACCTGgtatgaaggcaaatatttatagaaaatttaaataaaaaatggtattcatatcaataaaaaaaaatggtctATACTGAAGCTATTTCATGCCAATGCAATTTGCTCGAAAGGGTAAAGGTTTAAAGTGAGCTTAAGCTGCGAGGAGAGGGAACGAGCCAGGGGCTAATTTACATACCGGATTCAAGGTCGAGTTGAAGTAGCCCAGCCAGAGGAAGAGCGATGCCACCGCCGTGTGGATCTCGCACTCCTTGCACAGGCTCATGGTGAGGGCCATTACGAAGAATGGCAGCCAGCAGATGACGAAGGCGCCGGTGATGATGGCCAGCGTCTGGGCGGCCTTTCTCTCCCTCTTCGCCTCCAGGAGCTGTCGCCGCTTGGCCAGTTTCTGGTGCGGATTGGCAATGCTGGCCAGCACTCCGCCCAGCCCCACTCCGGCATTCTTGCCCTCCGTTCCGGCTCCCTCCTCACCACTTCCGCTTCCACTTCCGCCAGCTACGGCTCCCGCTACCGTTCCTGCTCCTGACAGTGCCTTCTCCGATGGCGTGGTCGTGGTCAGGCAACCAACACCACCCATGGCGATGGACTGGGCCAGCGGCGTAATGGCATTCAGATGCGAGGCTATCAGATGGTGCTGCGTGGCATGGGCCACCTGCTGCGACAGCGTGATGATTTCATTCGCGTTGCTGGTGCGATACTAAGGGGTTAAGCGGGGGTATCATGGGTTAATCTCACACGAACAAAGGGCGCGCCACGAGCAAATGACTATGAATATAAGACGAACAAACTGCCATAGCAGAACCTTCTTAAGCACTTAAATGGTTTTGACTTATTTAATCTGTCTGTCAGCTTTAATTTCAGTTAACTTAAATGTCGTTTTCCTTAAGAAAATATTCCGTGGCTTAAAGTGGCACCCTACTTGCAGCTCTTAATTATATTCCAGCCCAATGGGCGTACTTACATCATCCGCATCGCTGGACACGGTGGTTAGTTCGGTGCCCGCGTGGCTTTTGTTGTCGTAGTTGCTGGTGCTGAACTCGGTCTCCTCGCGCGTAATGGCCAAACTGGCGAAATCCACGGCAATGGCGGCCATCGATCTGGCCACCGCGCCCTCCGATCCCGCCACCACATTGGCCGTGTTCGTGTTGCGGCCAAAACATATACGCATCCGTTTGCGGGTACGTCGCTGCAACTGTCCGCCCGTCCCGTCGCCGTCCACTGGTGTCCGCTCGCCCGCCTCCAGACGCTTGCGCTCCGCCCGTCGCTTGCTGCGCTCCTTCTTCAGCTCCCGCACCG
The sequence above is drawn from the Drosophila melanogaster chromosome 2R genome and encodes:
- the 5-HT1B gene encoding 5-hydroxytryptamine (serotonin) receptor 1B, isoform E, which gives rise to MLKTVTTAMAAGDDDVPASILEIELPAILLNESLFIELNGNLTQLVDTTSNLSQIVWNRSINGNGNSNTFDLVDDEQERAAVEFWLLVKMIAMAVVLGLMILVTIIGNVFVIAAIILERNLQNVANYLVASLAVADLFVACLVMPLGAVYEISNGWILGPELCDIWTSCDVLCCTASILHLVAIAADRYWTVTNIDYNNLRTPRRVFLMIFCVWFAALIVSLAPQFGWKDPDYMKRIEEQHCMVSQDVGYQIFATCCTFYVPLLVILFLYWKIYIIARKRIQRRAQKSFNVTLTETDCDSAVRELKKERSKRRAERKRLEAGERTPVDGDGTGGQLQRRTRKRMRICFGRNTNTANVVAGSEGAVARSMAAIAVDFASLAITREETEFSTSNYDNKSHAGTELTTVSSDADDYRTSNANEIITLSQQVAHATQHHLIASHLNAITPLAQSIAMGGVGCLTTTTPSEKALSGAGTVAGAVAGGSGSGSGEEGAGTEGKNAGVGLGGVLASIANPHQKLAKRRQLLEAKRERKAAQTLAIITGAFVICWLPFFVMALTMSLCKECEIHTAVASLFLWLGYFNSTLNPVIYTIFNPEFRRAFKRILFGRKAAARARSAKIXFQLKDNEDQYL
- the 5-HT1B gene encoding 5-hydroxytryptamine (serotonin) receptor 1B, isoform A; amino-acid sequence: MLKTVTTAMAAGDDDVPASILEIELPAILLNESLFIELNGNLTQLVDTTSNLSQIVWNRSINGNGNSNTFDLVDDEQERAAVEFWLLVKMIAMAVVLGLMILVTIIGNVFVIAAIILERNLQNVANYLVASLAVADLFVACLVMPLGAVYEISNGWILGPELCDIWTSCDVLCCTASILHLVAIAADRYWTVTNIDYNNLRTPRRVFLMIFCVWFAALIVSLAPQFGWKDPDYMKRIEEQHCMVSQDVGYQIFATCCTFYVPLLVILFLYWKIYIIARKRIQRRAQKSFNVTLTETDCDSAVRELKKERSKRRAERKRLEAGERTPVDGDGTGGQLQRRTRKRMRICFGRNTNTANVVAGSEGAVARSMAAIAVDFASLAITREETEFSTSNYDNKSHAGTELTTVSSDADDYRTSNANEIITLSQQVAHATQHHLIASHLNAITPLAQSIAMGGVGCLTTTTPSEKALSGAGTVAGAVAGGSGSGSGEEGAGTEGKNAGVGLGGVLASIANPHQKLAKRRQLLEAKRERKAAQTLAIITGAFVICWLPFFVMALTMSLCKECEIHTAVASLFLWLGYFNSTLNPVIYTIFNPEFRRAFKRILFGRKAAARARSAKI